The stretch of DNA ATGCCGGTAGACGCACTTCTCGGCGGCTTCGCCCAGGTTGTGCCAAAGGTGCCACCGATCGGCGACTTGGAGGGCTTGCGGGGCACCGCGGGTGGCCCCTTCGGCGTAGAACGGGGCGCGGTCGCGGCAGATGATCTCGATCCCGGGCCGCTCGGCCAGCCAGGCCGCGAGCGTGTCCGCCTTCCGGTCCGGCAGGAGGTCCACCGGACGACGTGTTTCGACGTCGACCAGCACGGTTCCGTAGATTCGGCCTCTGCGCTGGGCGTATTCGTCCACGCCAACCACGCGAGGCGTGGGGGCGGGCGGGTCCGGCAACGAGGTGATCAGCCTCAGCAGGGTGTTCCGGCTGACCGGCACCCCAAAGACCTCCGCCATCCGGACGCCGGCCCGGCCCGCGAGCGCGAGACCGACCGAGACCAGCGTCGATCGCAGCCGCTCCGTTCGCCGGCCGAACCGGCGAGTGAGTCCGGGCACCTGCTCGGCAAAGGTCTTCCGCGGACAGGAGTCCTCCGCGCAGACGAACCGGCGCACCCGTAACGACACCACGACGAACATGCCCGCGGTCGGCAGATCGCGGGGAAATCGCAGATAGGAGCCGTGTATTCGACCCGACCAGCGGCCGCAGCCTGGGCAGGCCGCCCGCCTGGCCGTGGTCCGAGCCTCCACCCGGACGACCGTATCGGCCACCTCGACCGACACCACAGACACATCCTCCACCGACGGGAACAACAGCTCATCCAGCTGCGGCCGTACTTCGTTCACGGCGCAGCACTGTCGACCACACCACACTCGGGCCAGACGATTTTCGGGCGGCCTCAGCCGCCCTCACGCGAAGATCAACAATCACGCTGCGTACACGACCACAAGAAGTGGACCAGAGCCCAATCTGAACAAAGCCACCCGCCTACAGCTTGTTGGGATGTGTGAGGCGTGTGTGGCTGGGTGCCGCGCAGCATTTGCATGTGGCCATGTCCACCGAGCTCGGGCAGTTCCCCGGCGGCCGCGCCCTGTACGACCCGCGCCCCGGTGAAGCGCGCACGCCCGGTCCCGGCGTCGCGTGCCGTTTCGACACGCCCTGACCGTAGTACCGACCATGAGCCCGACCACGGCAGGTCAGCGCGCTGACGTACCTCGCCGACCGCCCGCGCGCCCGGCGGTCCTTCAGGAAGCTCTCCGTGAGGGCGCCTTCTTCGCGGGCTTGGCCGGCGCCTCGGGCACATCCGTTGCGCCGCGGGCTGCCCGGGCCTTGTCGACGGACTGCTGCAGCGTGGCCATCAAATCCACCAGCTGCCCTGGCCGGGCCGTCGGCTCGGGGGCCTGCGGCTGCTGGCGGTCTTCCTGCTTGGCCTCGATCACCGCGTGCAGCGCCTCGGTGTAGCGGTCGATGAACTCGGGGCCGGTGAGGTCGTCCCGGGTCATGGCCTCGATCAGTGCCACGGCTTCGTCGACCTCGTCTTCGTCCAACTGGACCGGAGGCTGATGGCGATTCTTGGAAACGGCCAGGGTTACTCCTCGCCCCACTCGGTCCCCCTCTCAACGGACTGGGGAAGTTCAGCGAGCGGCGGGCCGTCGATGACCTGGGGCTGCCTGCTCGTTCAGCGCCCGGTCCGAGACAGTCCGTCAAGGGCGCTTGCAGCATCGCTCACATGGTGGGATGTCGGCCTTCACTACGAGAGGCGACCTTGGCGGCGGGATCCGGGGTGCTGTGTCGAGTGAAGGCCCACAGCGCGAGCCCGAGGCAGCTGAACGCGGAACCCAGTGCGCATACGGCGCCCCAGCCGGCCACCGTGTAGAGGAAGGTCGCGGCGATGGCGCCGGTGGCACTGCCGATCGAGTAGAAGACCATGTATCCGCCGATCAATCGGCTGCCCGCGTCCGGGTGCAGCGCGTAGATCAGGGTCTGGTTGGTGACATGGACCGCCTGCACAGCGAGGTCGAGAAGGATCACCCCGACGACCAGGGCCCAGAGCGAGCTGCGGGTGAAGGCCAAGGGCACCCACGAGGCGGCGAGCAGCGCCAGGGCGATGCCGGTGGTCCGCCGGGAGAGTCCGCGGTCGTTCAGGCGGCCTGCCACGGTCGCGGCCAGGGCGCCAGCGACACCGATCAGCCCCAGCGCCCCGATCGCGCTGTGGGACAGGAAATACGGGGCCTCGCTGAGCGGCAGCGCGACGCTGCTCCACAGGGTGCTGAAGGCGGCGAAGATCAACAACCCGAACAGGGCCCGGAGCCGCAGAAGTCGTTCCCGTGCGAACAGGGTGATCGTGGAGCGCAGGAGCTGTCCGTAGCGCAGGGTTGTGGGCGGAGCGTCACCGTGGCGCGGCAGCACTTGGTACAGGACCAGGGCGAGCAGAGCGGTGAGCGACGCCGAGGCGAGGTAGACCGAGCGCCAGCCCGCGAGATCGGCCATGAGGCCGGATGCGGTGCGGGCGAGCAGGATTCCGATGACCACGCCGCTGGTGACCAGACCGACGACCCGACCGCGCTCGGAGGGAGGGGCCAGTGATGCCGCGAAGGCCACCAGCGTCTGCGTGACGACCGCGAGAAGCCCCACCGCGGCCATGCCCGCGAGCAGGATCGCTGCCGTGTGGGAGGCGGCTACCACGGCCAGCGCCACCACCAGGAGCAGCAACTGGGCCACGATGAGCCGTCTGCGGTCGGCCACGTCGCCCAGCGGCACGAGGAAGAAGAGTCCCAGCCCGTATCCGACCTGCGTGAAGGTGACCACGCTGCCGACCAGCGCCGGGCTCATGGCGAGGTCGTGGCCCATGGTCACCAGGAGCGGCTGGGAGAAGTAGACGTTGGCCACTGCGGCCCCGCAGGCGACGGCGAACAGGATGACGACGCCACGGGACAGGACGAACGCGGAACCTTCCCCGCTTCGAGCCTCGGTCCGTCGTGTCACAGCCTCACCGTTGCCGGGCATGAGCACCCCTCCACATATCTGGTTTCATCTTGCTACCATTGGCGACGGTAACTATTTTGGTAGCATGTTGCAACCGTCGTGAGGGAGGGACGCCATGGTGACCAGGACGCGCTTCGACGACAGTGAATGTCCCGTCGCCCGGTCGGTGGACGCGATCGGCGACTGGTGGTCCCTGCTGATCGTGCGGGACGCCTTCGACGGAAGCCGGCGCTTCGGGGAGTTCCAGCGCAGCCTCGGCGTAGCGAAGAACATCCTCACCGCGCGTCTGCGCACCCTGGTCGCCGGCGGTGTCCTCGAATCCGTCCCCGCCTCGGACGGCAGCGCCTACCGCGAGTACGTACTGACTCCGAAGGGCAAGGCGCTCTTCCCTGTCATCGTGGCACTGCGGCAATGGGGCGAACAGAACTTCTTCGCCCCCGGCGAACCCCACTCACAGTTGGTCGACCGCCGACAGGGACAACGCCTCCGCCCGCTGGAAGTGCTGTCTGCGAACGGGCGACGGCTGAACCCCGACGACACCACCGTCCACAAGATCTCCACCCAATGATCTGAGCCGGAAACCCGGCGCCGACATGCCGCTTGAGCGGCAACTCCCGTGTGTCATCTGCCCGCTGGCCAGCGTGGGCCTACCTGGGGAAAACCGGGCAACTCTGAGGACAACCCGAGCACCGCGTGGCCGGCCTGGCTCCGGCCCCGCCCCGGCAGGTCCACCGGGAGGCAGCGGCCCGTGTCGGCCGGAATCCGGTCCCGTGTGTGGGCTGTGGTCGGTCGGCGCGTGCGGCGGGGATCATCGAGGTGCCCGGTTACGGCCGCCGGTGGTTGGACCGCTGCCGGGCCTGTCTCCTTGCCACCATTGACCTGCAGCCGTCTCGGGTGTCGGGCACGGTGGCCGAGATCGTCGCTGACCTGCGTGCTGCCGGGCTGGCGGCCGGAGGAAGTCGATGACGGCGTGGCCTTGTCCACCGAGCTCGGGCAGTTCCCCGGCGGCCGCGCCCTGTACGACCCGCGCCCCGGCGAAGCGCGCGCGCCTGGTCCCGGCGTCGCGTGCCGTTTCTACTACTCCGGCGACATGCCTGCCTGACCGTCTGACCCCGTAGCCCCGACCATGAGCCCGACCACGGCGGGTCAGCGCGCTGATGTACCTCGCCGACCGCCCGCGCGCCCGGCGGTCCTCGAGGACGCTCTCCGTGAGGGCGCCTTCCTCGCGGGCTTGGCCGGCATCACGGGTACACGGGGCGCGGCAGGCCGGGTTGTTGCCGTCCGGGACGCCATCCTGACCGCCGCCCCTGGCGAGGAGTCCGACGCCGCGGCCGGCCACCCCTCCGGGGACCGACAAGACACCCTCTGGTGAGTACAGCATGTGCAGCGTGGGGGAGGTGCGAGGCCTCGCGCCTCCCCCACGTCTCGCGGGCTCTCAATTCGGCGTTGTCCCCGCTGCCGAAGTAGTCACCGGCTCACGGACAGGAGGTTGTTGATTGGCCGCGGACGTAAGCCGTCCCCCAGTCCTCGACCTTCACGTAGACCGGAGTGGAGGAATTCCTCCGGTCATAGGTCATGTGCCACTTCTTGCCCGGTGTCTGCAACTCCACGAGGTAGCAGTACCCAGCGTCTACCCGGAAGGCGTCCCAGTCCTCGCCCTTCGGCGTGGGCTGGCCGTAGTAGATCCACTTGGTTGTAGACAGGGAGACGCACTCCGCGCCCTTGGCGGTCCCTGTGGTGCCCGCGCAGTTCCCCCAGTTCTTTACCGCCAGCACCCCGAGGCTGGAGTAGTTCCAGGTGGTCGAGCAGCCAGCCAATGTGCACCCGCCCGCGTACGCCTGGGGGGTCGGGGACAATACCGCGAACCCCGCCGCTGCCGTGAGCACCGCCGCCAGCTTTGTCACCCCAGACTTGATCTTGCTCCGCATCGCGTCCCCTCCATGTCGAGTCATCAAGCACCCTCCCTCGCCCCCCAGACCACAGTTTCGACAGATTCGGTTGCCCGGGATCTGGTGCCTCTTCGGTCAGGTGAGCGGTCCGACGCATTTTGCGCACCTATTACCTAGGAAGAAAGGCTTCCACCACGGATTCCGGGGCCGTTTTGCTGCGGGACGACGCAGCGGGCCCCGGTTGCCGAGCCGATCAAAGCGTGTACATGTGCACGCTAGAGTTGGAGGCGTCCGGCCAAGCCAGACTCTGCGGCGCAGCAGCCGCCGAAAGCACACTTGGTAACAGAGGCCGAGCGCAAGAAGAGCAAGGACCCACGCCGCCGGCCCCGTCGGGAGGCCGCCGCCACCCCGCCCGTGCTGCGGAAGATGGTCGCCGCCACCACCACCACCGCGATCGGCCGCCGAGACCTCGCCGTCCTGCTGCTGGGCTTCGCCCTCGCCGCCCGCCGTTCCGAACTGCGGCTGCTGGACTGGACCGACCTCGAGGAGGTCGAGGAGGGCCTGGCCATCATCGGCGACGCGGTGACCCGGGCCGCCGCCCGCGCCGGCCTGACCGCCCCCACCAAAGTGCTGTCCGACCTCCCACCCTGCTGGAGCGGACACAGCCTGCGCCGCGGCTTCCCCACCGCCGCCAAACAGGCCGGCGCCGACCTCATCGAGACCGGACGCCACGGCGGCTGGGTCGACGGCTCCAAGTCCCTGGCCGGGTACTTCGAGCAAGCCGGGATGTGGGACGAGACGAACACGCTGTACGGCATCGGCCTGTAGGACAGCATTGGGGGTCAATGGAACCGCCGCTGCCGCCAGCCACGGTCCCGGTTTCGGACTGCACGCTCCCGGGAGCTGACCTACCCACGGGCCGACGTGCGCGCCTCATGCCCGCGGGACCGTTTTACGGGGCGGGGCGACTGTTGGTCAGCAGAGTGCTCAAGTACCGGGTGTGGGCGGTGAGGAGCCGCGCGTTACCGGCCCGCTGCTGCCTCATCTCTTCCAGCGGCGGCCCTACTGGCAGCCTCAGGTCATGAGCGAGGCCGCAGTCAAAGCACAGGCTCGATCGAACGCTGGAAGCCACCGGCCTGCGCGACCAGGCAGGCCAGCCGCTGAACTACACACCGCACGACTTCCGCAGGATGTTCGCCACCGAGGCCGTCACCGGCGGCCTGCCCGTCCACATCGCCGCCCGCATCCTCGGACACAAGACGCTGACCACCACTCAGGCATACCTCGCGGTCTTCCAGGACGACCTCGTGCGCACCTACCGCGGCTTCCTCGACCGCCGCCGGGCTGACCGACCGCAGGACGAGTACCGCGAGCCCACCGAGCAGGAGTGGCACGACTTCCAGCAGCACTTCGAGCTCCGCAAGGTGTCACTGGGCACCTGCGGGCGACCTTACGGAACCCCCTGCAAGCACGAGCACGCCTGCATCCGCTACCCCGTTCTCCAGATGGATCCCCGCCAGAGGCCACGCCTCATCGAGATCATCCAGAACCTCCGCGAGCGCATCACCGAGGCCCGCGCCAACGGCTGGCTCGGCGAGGTCGAGGGACTCCAGGTCAGCTTCGACGCTGCGATGGCCAAGCTCAACAGCCTCAAGCGATCTGCGACTGATGGCCGGCCGCAGCTGGTGGACCTTGGCATGCCAGTCTTCACCGACCATGCACCCTCGCCCCGGCAGGGACCGGGAGGGCCC from Streptomyces sp. 6-11-2 encodes:
- a CDS encoding helix-turn-helix domain-containing protein, encoding MVTRTRFDDSECPVARSVDAIGDWWSLLIVRDAFDGSRRFGEFQRSLGVAKNILTARLRTLVAGGVLESVPASDGSAYREYVLTPKGKALFPVIVALRQWGEQNFFAPGEPHSQLVDRRQGQRLRPLEVLSANGRRLNPDDTTVHKISTQ
- a CDS encoding tyrosine-type recombinase/integrase → MNYTPHDFRRMFATEAVTGGLPVHIAARILGHKTLTTTQAYLAVFQDDLVRTYRGFLDRRRADRPQDEYREPTEQEWHDFQQHFELRKVSLGTCGRPYGTPCKHEHACIRYPVLQMDPRQRPRLIEIIQNLRERITEARANGWLGEVEGLQVSFDAAMAKLNSLKRSATDGRPQLVDLGMPVFTDHAPSPRQGPGGPG
- a CDS encoding MFS transporter, whose product is MPGNGEAVTRRTEARSGEGSAFVLSRGVVILFAVACGAAVANVYFSQPLLVTMGHDLAMSPALVGSVVTFTQVGYGLGLFFLVPLGDVADRRRLIVAQLLLLVVALAVVAASHTAAILLAGMAAVGLLAVVTQTLVAFAASLAPPSERGRVVGLVTSGVVIGILLARTASGLMADLAGWRSVYLASASLTALLALVLYQVLPRHGDAPPTTLRYGQLLRSTITLFARERLLRLRALFGLLIFAAFSTLWSSVALPLSEAPYFLSHSAIGALGLIGVAGALAATVAGRLNDRGLSRRTTGIALALLAASWVPLAFTRSSLWALVVGVILLDLAVQAVHVTNQTLIYALHPDAGSRLIGGYMVFYSIGSATGAIAATFLYTVAGWGAVCALGSAFSCLGLALWAFTRHSTPDPAAKVASRSEGRHPTM